The genomic interval GCATTGCCTGCAAAATCCTGCTGAAATCTGGTCAGGGTTCCGATATTAGAGAAAGACTGGATACCTACAATTTCAGCTGCCGCATTTCCAATAATATCGATGTCCTGGCTCAGGCTTCCGGGTATAGAGATCAGCTCATCCAGTATCTTGCAAACATTCCGGCAAGAATCCGGCTTCCGCTCCATCTGCTCCTGCCTGACCTGGTCATTACAATCATTTCCTGCATTACAACCTAATATTTTGAGTTGTACAGCATAAGCACTATCCGTTTTGCAGCTTCCCAATTTATCCGCAGCTTCTCTCAGCTCTCCAAACTTCGCCTTTGTATCCTGGGCCGTTTTTACAACTGCTTTCAGCGCAGCGATCAAAGCATCATTCTGAGTTTGATAAGCAGTCACATTTTTTTTGATCTCCTCTGAAGCCTGGATCACCTCCACGCCAATTCTGAGTTCCAGATTTCTGACCAGCAAGTAGTTCTTTTCGGTTTTCACAAAAGCACACTTCTTTTTCTCATAGACCATTACTGCCCCGTCATAAGTAACCTCGCTTTCATTCAGCTCTGCCACTTTAACCTTCAATTTTTTACAGTAATTTTCTTTGAGCTGATGTATAGCCTTCTGTGTTGCTGTCTCTGCCGCGGCATCATTGCAGTTCCCATTCTGGGGTTCTCTTGGATTTGAGATTTCTATAGACATAACGATAGATTTTTAAATTTCAATAAATAATAATTTGACATTTAAGATTCACCCAGCATTTTATGCATAAACCTCAAAATGATAAACTCTGCCGGACGGACCGCCGCCATTCCAATTTCCACAATCAGTCTTCCTTCCCAGATATCCAGTTCGGTCATCGTTTCACCCAATCCGATATGGACAAAAAATGCTTCCTTGGTAGATGCCCCCATTAATGCCCCTCCCTTCCACTGCTGGGTCAGATAGTTCTCCACCATAGATTTTACCCTTACCCAGGTATTCCGGTCATTGGGTTCAAATACAAACTGCTCAGTTGCATTTTTGATAGACTCTTCTACCATGTTAAAATATCTTCTCACCGGCACATAACGCCACTCATTATCATTTCCTGCCAATGTTCTTGCTCCCCAGATAATCGCAGGCCCGCGTCCTGCAAAAGAACGGATCACATTCACAGATTTTCCTGCCTGTGCGTCTACATTGAGTCCCATTTGCTCCTGATGCGTAATCAAATACTGCGGCCGGATTGCATTGGCAATATTGATATTGGCCGGAGCTTTCCAGACTCCCCTGGCATTATCAACCTGCGCATATACCCCCACCATGGCTACCGAGACCGGCAGCAGCATCTGGATGTTGGATACCGCACTTTTGGCCTGGAAATATTGTGCATTTTTATCGGCCAGCAAATCAGAAAGTTTCTCTTTACCTGCTATCCCTACTATTTTTACCAGGTCATCATTATCAGCCAGCTGATTGCCTGTTACTTTGTAATTATAGTCTACACCTGAATAGATTTTCGGGAAATACACAGCTGCATATTTCAGAAAATCAGTCGTACCACTCAAAGTATTACGCAAATCGTCTATGTCTTTTTGCCATTGATCCCCATTCGCGGCTGTATGGTAAACATCCAATACTGTAAACCGATCCTGCAAATCAACACATTGCTGAATGGCCTCCGTGTGTATAGTATAATAATCTGTCATATTATCGAGATTAGTAGCATCAGGAAAAACCAGCAGGGTAACTTCATTAATTCTCGCAACCTGTGTTAAACCTCTGGAAAGATCGGCCGCCTTCACACCTGCCGCACTATATCCCCCTATCGAAGTAATCCAGCAGGCCCCGCCGCCATTGGCAAAAAACAGCTGCAAGGAATAATACATCAAAAACTTAGATCTTTTGGTTTCATCGACCTTACCGTTAACTTCATTTTTTCCGGTCGTTGTATCAAATACAACACTCAGACTTTCTTTTTCAGGTTCAGGATACCCAAAAAACTGTTCATACTGTAACAGAGATTCAATTCTCCAGGGCGTATCTCTCAAATCATCTGCTTCTTTCCACTGCGCTTTCTCGGTATACCCAATAAACGCTGGAATTGCTGTTTCTACAGAGGCAATAGATGGTGGGAGATGCGGAATTTCTTCGATATAAACTCCCGGGCTTTTATAATCTTGCATAACAAATGTTATTTAGTTAATTAATTTTAAATACATTTCTGGTTAGGGTGCTAATGGAAACAGTGTTGATTCCTGCACGATAATATCACTATACAGCTTATTATTTTCAAGTACTACAGTTTGATAGGGTTCTGGGTTCGGCAAATAATATAAACTGTTATCCGGCTTGCGAAATAAGGTAGAAGTATAAGTTGCTGCCCTGGGTAGTTTTGAAATCAGGGCCCCATTTTTGAAAAACAGAAAATCAGGATGTAAACCACTCTTCAAATCTTTTCTTCTGCTATTCAGGTAGCGCCAGAATGAAGGCTTACTTTTAAAATTCAGTTCAAATACCGGAGGGGCCGGATTAACCGTATAATCAGCCAGCTTCCGGGTAATCAGACGTCCATTAGAATCCAGCAGATCATATGCTGGAACGGTTGTTTTTACGCGTATCAACAGCAGCCCGTGACTCTCTCTGATCTCCTGTTCATCCCCATAAAAAAGAATGGTATGGATTTGATGATATCCACCATCCCCTGTAACCTCCAAGGTGTACAATAACCGGTCAGTTACTGTTGGTAAAGGAAGAAAGGAAACTTTCCGCGGATCAATGGCAATTGCAACCTTGCGCAGTTGCTGCTCATTTTTAAACTGCATTTCAGCAATTACATTTCCGTCCTTATCCCTGAGTAAAAAATCAGCTTCAGTTACCCCAGATCCAGCCGGAAAAGTATAACAAAAATTCAGCGGTAAGATTAAACGGTCACTTTCATTCACAAAAGCTCCCGATGGCAAAGAAATCCATTGCACCGCATCTGCATCATCGCGGTAGAACTCCCTGTAATTATTCACGCCAAACTTGACCAGCTCCCCCTGATCATACGACGCTGCTGCATCAAATTCAGGTATTTCTGCCGACAAATAAGGAAATACGCGGCTTCCACTAAGAACATCATGATTAGAAAAACAGTAGGCAGCAGGTAACACACTTTCCATTTTAAGGTTAGTAAAATTATCAAAGCGCTGACTCTTCCTTTTGATTAATACCGGGATATCCAGATCATCGGGTAAGCTGACCATTGGTTCATAAACAGTTGTCCCCAATATTTTCTTTGGAATAACCTTTACTGCAACTTTAAAACCGGCATAAGCAGGAATCAGCTTCAGGTGATAATCAGCAAATAGCGCTTTGGCTTTTACAGGTATTTCGAATACAAGTTCTTCTTCTATATTCTCCTCATCGGCTTTCAGTCTTGCACTTAAAAAATTCAGGCGGTCACCCTGTGCGGCGAAATCAAATATATTCCCCCCGGTCTTATCCGTCAGATAAAATTCGTGGAGCAGTTTGACTTCAAACAATATTTTATAGACGATATTCATCAGTGTGGTCCGGATAGCGTGGAAATATTTGTTTCTATTTCTTCGATCAGCGGAACTTCCCTGACAATCGCATGTTCAGAGATCGCTACCAATCTGAGTTTATACATTGCAAAAGGAACTTGTCTGCCGCCAAGAGATCCCCATAAATGATTAATCTGCTCAAAAGTGAGCGTATATAGCTCCATTGTAAACCTCAGATCCTGAATACCATTAGGATCAGTTGAGCCGCCCACTGTACTCGCAGAAGAGAAGGAGTTTTTGGCCTGAAGGAATTGAATGACTAAAGACAACCTTCTTAGTGCAAGTATATACCCATCACCAAAATAATTACAGGTTAGCAATACATAAAGATTTAAGTAAACCGGTGCATTTTCATAAATGGCATTGCTCATACCAAACCGCTTTAAAGGAGACTGATTTTTAAGTGTACTTTCTTCTTCAATGTTGACCAGGCTGATTATAATGCTGTCAATCAAACCTGTCCCGTTAGAAGTTTCCGAAAGTCCGATATTATCAACAATCACACTGGCCGCGTTATCTCCTTTGGAAATCAGGAAAGCAGTCAATTCAGATTTTAATAACAGGAGCGCCTTATCGATCATAGGATTAAAGCTCCGGAAGTTTTAAGCTAACCGCAATAGCTACCACTAGTCATTTATGCTGGCGCTGAAACAACTCTCAAACTATTTGAAAAGCGATCGCAAACCTGGTCAGCTGGCATAGATTATTTATTTCCAGCTTCCTGATAATATTTTTGCGATGGTTATTGACCGTATGCATAGATATATATAACATAGAAGAAATCTCACAACTGCTCTTCCCTTCCACAATCAATTTGATAATCTCTCTTTCTCTTTTACTTAACAGCATAAAACGGGCATGGTATGCTTTGTTATAGTTCTCTTCGGCCGTACTTTCCGGCACCTTCAGTTCAAATGCATAATGAAAAAGTATGGAGGAACTGTTCTCTTGTTCAGTTGTACATAATCTTGAAGTAGAAAAATACCATCTGCAATCTGATTCTTTCCTGGGCCTGCTGCGCTGAAAGAAGAAATGAATCTTCCGGTAATCTCTTTTTTGAATCTCGTTATATAATTCCGGCTGAATAACGATCTTCTCTTCCGGAGGGAAAAAGAATTCAAAATAAGTAAGCCAAAACTTGTGAACTTCCAGGTCTTTACTTTTCAGATTGCCCAGAAAAACATTTCCCAGTACATAATCACCAATCTCACTGAGTTGAAATTTCTTTTGCATAATCAGGTTAACAATTGCATGCAATTGCTGCGGATAGCTCATCACCTGCTGCACTGGAATTGCTCGTAATAACTCCATAGGATATAATTTTCTTATTCCATAACACTAAAAACTACGATTGCATTCAGCCAGTTAATTTCAATAAAAATATCTATAAATCAAGCAATTAAGTCAAAAAAAATATCCTTATCCGACTTAATTTTTCACCAAAACGTTTTAATAATTCAATTACTTTATATTTACAACCTACTATGCAAGACTATATATTTGAAATTCAGCTTAAGGTAAGAGATTACGAATGCGATATACAAGGCATCGTAAATAATGCAGTTTATCAAGGATATCTGGAACATGCTCGCCATGAATATCTGCAATCAAAAATGGTTTCCTTTAAGGAACTAACCACAAAAGGCATTCTGCTAATGGTATCCAGAATAGAGATGGACTTTAAAAGGTCACTCACCTCCGGCGATACCTTTCAGGTCAGATTAAGAATGGAAAGACAAGGCGTAAAACTGGTATTTTTTGAAGATATTTTTCGCTTATCAGATCAGGCCTTATGCCTGAAAGCTAAAGTTGAAGTGATCGCCAAAATCAATGACAAGCTCACCAGGGGAGAAATTTTTGACACGCTCAACCTGGAATTTTAACCTCCCCATTTTGTAACCTTTGACCTCTATTCAACTCCTTTATTGTTTGTAGCTTCATGAAATTACAAGAATTTTATGGAGCTATATACTCATGCTTTAGAAAGCATAATATCTGATATTGAAAATTCCAGTGCCCAGGTTATTGAAAAGAGATCAGTAAACGAGACTTTTGAACTTTGGCGTGATCCTGTTTTATTTGATAAACTATCCGGTAATCTCGGCGCAGTGTTTGTCAGGGCCCTTCTTAACAAGCTGAATGTAAATGAACATCATGTATTCAGGTGGAGACTGGATAATAAATACAGACAATATCAAATCTTCAATCACTATTTACCAGGCTCTGTAGCTCAAACATTTGGTCTTTCAGAACTATTGGCAGAAAAAGACGGGCATCAAAAAATCAGGGAATTATGTGAAAATGGTTTTTTTGTCAAATCTACTTTAGGGCATCGT from Pedobacter sp. WC2423 carries:
- a CDS encoding phage tail sheath family protein; translation: MQDYKSPGVYIEEIPHLPPSIASVETAIPAFIGYTEKAQWKEADDLRDTPWRIESLLQYEQFFGYPEPEKESLSVVFDTTTGKNEVNGKVDETKRSKFLMYYSLQLFFANGGGACWITSIGGYSAAGVKAADLSRGLTQVARINEVTLLVFPDATNLDNMTDYYTIHTEAIQQCVDLQDRFTVLDVYHTAANGDQWQKDIDDLRNTLSGTTDFLKYAAVYFPKIYSGVDYNYKVTGNQLADNDDLVKIVGIAGKEKLSDLLADKNAQYFQAKSAVSNIQMLLPVSVAMVGVYAQVDNARGVWKAPANINIANAIRPQYLITHQEQMGLNVDAQAGKSVNVIRSFAGRGPAIIWGARTLAGNDNEWRYVPVRRYFNMVEESIKNATEQFVFEPNDRNTWVRVKSMVENYLTQQWKGGALMGASTKEAFFVHIGLGETMTELDIWEGRLIVEIGMAAVRPAEFIILRFMHKMLGES
- a CDS encoding DUF4255 domain-containing protein, whose amino-acid sequence is MIDKALLLLKSELTAFLISKGDNAASVIVDNIGLSETSNGTGLIDSIIISLVNIEEESTLKNQSPLKRFGMSNAIYENAPVYLNLYVLLTCNYFGDGYILALRRLSLVIQFLQAKNSFSSASTVGGSTDPNGIQDLRFTMELYTLTFEQINHLWGSLGGRQVPFAMYKLRLVAISEHAIVREVPLIEEIETNISTLSGPH
- a CDS encoding response regulator transcription factor; translation: MELLRAIPVQQVMSYPQQLHAIVNLIMQKKFQLSEIGDYVLGNVFLGNLKSKDLEVHKFWLTYFEFFFPPEEKIVIQPELYNEIQKRDYRKIHFFFQRSRPRKESDCRWYFSTSRLCTTEQENSSSILFHYAFELKVPESTAEENYNKAYHARFMLLSKREREIIKLIVEGKSSCEISSMLYISMHTVNNHRKNIIRKLEINNLCQLTRFAIAFQIV
- a CDS encoding acyl-CoA thioesterase, with amino-acid sequence MQDYIFEIQLKVRDYECDIQGIVNNAVYQGYLEHARHEYLQSKMVSFKELTTKGILLMVSRIEMDFKRSLTSGDTFQVRLRMERQGVKLVFFEDIFRLSDQALCLKAKVEVIAKINDKLTRGEIFDTLNLEF